A single window of Carassius auratus strain Wakin chromosome 9, ASM336829v1, whole genome shotgun sequence DNA harbors:
- the galnt3 gene encoding polypeptide N-acetylgalactosaminyltransferase 3, with the protein MTFFRRLLRRRLHPWKLAIVALVFVTFLFLMQREVVSQNPQDEPWLKEIVEKRDGVLEMVMGAVNNLRDAMPKMQIKAPVRKQESQGSLGCLSGYYTAAELRPVLERPPQNPTAPGASGKAFHTDNLSSSEQKEKERGEEKHCFNLYASDRISLSRDLGADTRPPECIEQTFRRCPPLPTTSVIIVFHNEAWSTLLRTVYSVLHTSPALLLKEIILVDDASADERLQDELDEYLKQLHIVRVVRQQERKGLITARLLGASVASGETLTFLDAHCECFHGWLEPLLARIAENSTAVVSPDITTIDLNTFEFMKPSPYGQHHNRGNFDWGLSFGWETLPDHEKRRRKDETYPIKTPTFAGGLFSISRDYFYHVGSYDEEMEIWGGENIEMSFRVWQCGGQLEIIPCSVVGHVFRTKSPHTFPKGTQVIARNQVRLAEVWMDDYKEIFYRRNQQAAQIAKERSFGDVSKRVGLRDRLQCKSFSWYLKNVYPEVFMPDLSPLQFGAIKNVGKEACLDAGESNEGGKPLIMYPCHGMGGNQYFEYSTHHEIRHNIQKELCLHGTDGVVKLEECQYKGHNTITGPQQRWELREDQLFYNKGSKQCLTARHENPSLVPCSPADKYQLWVFT; encoded by the exons ATGACGTTCTTCCGCAGGCTTCTGCGCAGACGACTGCACCCGTGGAAGCTGGCCATAGTGGCGCTGGTGTTCGTGACgttcctgtttctgatgcagcGAGAGGTGGTCAGTCAGAACCCCCAGGACGAACCCTGGCTCAAAGAGATTGTGGAGAAACGAGACGGCGTTCTTGAGATGGTCATGGGGGCGGTGAATAACCTCCGGGACGCTATGCCCAAAATGCAGATAAAAGCTCCGGTGAGGAAGCAGGAGAGCCAGGGCAGTCTGGGCTGTCTGTCCGGATACTACACGGCTGCTGAGCTCCGACCGGTCCTTGAAAGACCACCGCAAAACCCCACTGCCCCAGGGGCTTCTGGGAAGGCTTTTCACACTGACAATCTGAGCTCGTCGGAGCAAAAAGAAAAGGAGAGGGGAGAAGAGAAGCACTGCTTCAACTTGTACGCCAGCGATCGGATCTCGCTCAGCAGAGACCTCGGCGCTGACACGAGACCTCCAGA ATGCATCGAGCAGACATTCAGACGCTGTCCACCCCTGCCGACCACAAGTGTGATCATCGTCTTCCACAACGAGGCGTGgagcacattactgcgcaccGTCTACAGCGTCCTGCACACCTCCCCTGCGCTGCTCCTCAAAGAAATCATCCTCGTGGATGACGCCAGCGCTGACG AGCGACTACAGGACGAACTGGACGAGTATCTGAAACAGCTGCACATCGTTCGCGTGGTCCGTCAGCAGGAACGTAAAGGCCTGATCACTGCGAGGCTCCTCGGGGCCTCCGTGGCCTCGGGCGAAACCCTCACCTTCCTGGATGCCCACT GTGAATGTTTCCACGGATGGCTTGAGCCGCTGCTGGCCAGGATAGCGGAGAACTCCACCGCCGTAGTGAGTCCTGACATCACCACCATCGACCTGAACACATTTGAGTTCATGAAACCCTCACCGTACGGACAGCATCATAACCGGGGGAATTTTGACTGGGGCCTTTCCTTTGGTTGGGAGACCCTTCCGGATCATGAGAAACGGAGACGCAAAGATGAGACGTACCCTATTAA GACGCCAACGTTCGCAGGGGGACTGTTCTCCATTTCCAGAGATTATTTCTACCATGTAGGAAGCTATGACGAGGAGATGGAGATTTGGGGAGGAGAAAATATTGAAATGTCCTTCAGG GTTTGGCAGTGTGGAGGGCAGCTAGAAATCATCCCCTGTTCAGTGGTGGGCCACGTGTTTCGCACAAAGAGTCCGCACACCTTCCCTAAAGGCACGCAGGTGATCGCTCGCAACCAGGTGCGTCTGGCTGAGGTCTGGATGGACGACTATAAAGAGATCTTCTACCGGAGGAACCAGCAGGCCGCTCAGATCGCCAAAGAG CGCTCTTTTGGAGACGTCTCAAAGCGTGTAGGTCTCCGGGACAGACTCCAGTGTAAGAGCTTTTCCTGGTATTTGAAGAACGTCTATCCGGAGGTCTTCATGCCCGATCTCAGTCCGCTGCAGTTTGGTGCG ATAAAGAACGTGGGGAAGGAGGCCTGCTTGGACGCGGGAGAGAGTAATGAGGGAGGGAAGCCTCTCATTATGTACCCCTGCCACGGGATGGGAGGAAACCAG TATTTCGAGTACTCGACCCATCATGAGATCAGACACAATATTCAGAAGGAGCTCTGTTTGCACGGGACGGATGGAGTCGTCAAATTAGAGGAGTGCCAGTATAAAGGTCACAACACCATCACAGGACCTCAGCAGAGATGGGAGCTCAGAGAG GATCAGCTGTTCTATAACAAGGGCTCAAAACAGTGCCTGACCGCTCGACATGAGAACCCCTCTCTAGTGCCCTGCAGTCCAGCTGACAAGTACCAGCTCTGGGTCTTCACATGA
- the LOC113108261 gene encoding cysteine/serine-rich nuclear protein 3 isoform X2 gives MSGILKRKFEEVEGASPCSSLRESEEEEISSTESGDSSDSVNPSSSSSTHALQRTASSILKREKRMRTRRVHFEKVTVYYFSRRQGFTSVPSQGGSSLGMSNRHTCVRQYTLGEFAMEQERIHRDMLRDHLKEEKLNSIRLRLTKNGSVESEEANALTLDDISDDDLDIDNTEVDEYFFLQPLTTKKRRALLRSSGVKKLDVEEKHELRAIRVSREDCGCDCRLFCDPETCTCSLAGIKCQVDRMSFPCGCTKEGCSNAAGRIEFNPIRVRTHFLHTIMKLELEKSREQQQNSGIVGPTGNGFHGNPNGHCSPMATGQHALEYAIPDTVPQTTIMHLQAADDMDDALEEEEEEEEEEEDDEDEEEEDDEDEEDDEDEDESSSLCSLSDSSTQSLANSDSEEEDDNEDDDKTEEFDTGLANSEVAPPPSVMRYSENTIASDNQTNGNSYFINSTAEYYQMQNATPPTLLASANQSSEPYIGDTASYQDRVNDSSRVMSQGPYNVTPDQYTDYSQQPEQPYANHHLAVIGCCTSEPDKSVQSKGTFLSQSGEQSQMEFQNYLNNNTQDMSYNANGSCFVAEQPKEMSRNLPEVSLADNAKGPALLDAFAEPTPV, from the exons CGTCCTCGATACTGAAGAGGGAGAAGCGGATGAGGACGAGGAGGGTGCACTTTGAGAAGGTGACGGTGTATTACTTCAGCCGGAGGCAGGGATTCACCAGCGTGCCCAGTCAGGGTGGCAGTTCCCTGGGCATGTCTAACAGACACACCTGCGTGCGGCAGTACACACTGGGAGAGTTCGCCATGGAGCAGGAGAGGATCCACAGAGACATGCTCCGAGATCACCTGAAAGAGGAGAAACTCAACTCTATTCGGCTGCGG TTGACGAAGAACGGCTCAGTGGAGTCCGAGGAGGCCAATGCTCTCACGCTGGATGACATCTCTGATGATGACCTGGATATTGATAACACAGAGGTGGATGAATACTTTTTCCTTCAGCCATTGACCACTAAGAAGCGGCGCGCTCTGCTGCGTTCATCCGGCGTCAAGAAGCTCGATGTGGAGGAGAAACATGAGCTACGGGCCATCAGGGTGTCCAGGGAAGACTGTGGCTGCGACTGCAGACTCTTCTGTGACCCAGAGACCTGCACATGCAGCCTCGCTGGCATCAAGTGTCAG GTGGACCGTATGTCGTTCCCGTGCGGCTGCACAAAAGAGGGCTGCAGCAACGCGGCCGGCAGGATCGAGTTTAACCCCATACGAGTTCGGACTCACTTCCTGCACACCATCATGAAGCTGGAACTCGAGAAGAGCCGCGAGCAGCAGCAGAATTCCGGTATCGTCGGGCCAACAGGCAATGGTTTTCACGGCAACCCGAACGGTCACTGCAGCCCAATGGCTACGGGCCAGCATGCACTGGAATACGCGATCCCGGATACAGTCCCGCAGACCACCATCATGCATCTGCAGGCCGCCGACGACATGGACGACGccttggaggaggaggaggaggaggaagaagaagaagaagatgacgaggatgaggaagaggaagatgacgAAGATGAAGAAGACGATGAGGACGAGGATGAGAGTAGCAGTCTGTGCAGTCTATCCGATTCCAGCACGCAGAGTTTAGCGAACAGCGACTCTGAGGAGGAAGATGACAATGAGGATGACGACAAAACGGAGGAGTTTGACACAGGATTGGCCAATAGTGAAGTGGCTCCGCCCCCATCTGTGATGCGTTACTCTGAGAATACAATCGCGTCTGACAACCAAACTAATGGAAACTCCTACTTCATCAATTCTACTGCAGAGTACTATCAAATGCAAAATGCTACTCCGCCCACACTTTTAGCCTCCGCCAACCAATCTAGTGAGCCCTACATAGGGGACACTGCGTCTTATCAAGACAGGGTTAATGACTCCAGTAGGGTCATGTCTCAGGGTCCTTACAATGTGACCCCTGACCAATACACGGACTACTCCCAGCAGCCCGAACAGCCATATGCCAATCACCACttggctgtgattggctgttgcaCATCGGAGCCAGATAAAAGCGTCCAATCCAAAGGGACCTTCCTCAGCCAATCAGGAGAGCAGAGCCAGATGGAATTCCAAAACTATCTGAACAACAATACACAGGATATGAGTTACAACGCCAACGGGAGCTGTTTCGTAGCTGAACAGCCAAAGGAGATGTCTCGCAACCTGCCCGAAGTTTCACTAGCGGACAACGCAAAAGGACCTGCTTTACTGGATGCTTTCGCTGAGCCCACTCCAGTTTAG